Proteins encoded together in one Accipiter gentilis chromosome 16, bAccGen1.1, whole genome shotgun sequence window:
- the BLK gene encoding tyrosine-protein kinase Blk — translation MGLLGSKNQLTSNEKHTSGSKPKSKTPPAPPKGRQFINISHLNQASVQDNLVVIALYDFPAASDRDLQLVKGEKLQVLSNEGDWWLAKSLSSGRKGYIPSNFVAQVDSLEEEKWYFKTLSRKDAERLLLSSGNKVGSFLVRESETSKDAYSLSVRDSDSAHGDIIKHYRIRSLDGGGYYISPRMTFSSLPELIHHYGQKGDGLCQRLTAPCISLVPQRPWAQDEWEIPRESLKLVKKLGSGQFGEVWMGYYKNNIKVAVKTMKEGSMDPDAFLAEANLMKRLQHNKLVRLYAVVTKQPIYIVTEYMANGCLLDYLKTEEGSQLNLPKLIDMSAQVAEGMAYIERMNSIHRDLRAANILVSETLCCKIADFGLARIIENEYLAQEGAKFPIKWTAPEAINFGVFTIKSDVWSFGILLTEIITYGRIPYPGMTNPEVIRNLERGYRMPCPDMCPGELYNIILKCWRNKPEERPTFEYLQSVLEDFYTATEKQYEPEPQQ, via the exons ATGGGATTGCTCGGGAGCAAAAATCAGCTGACATCCAATGAGAAACACACTTCTGGAAGCAAACCCAAGAGTAAAACTCCTCCCGCCCCACCCAAG GGCAGACAATTTATCAACATCTCTCATCTAAACCAAGCCTCTGTACAAG ATAACTTGGTTGTGATTGCACTGTACGATTTTCCTGCCGCAAGTGACCGTGATCTGCAGCTGGTCAAGGGGGAGAAACTCCAAGTTCTCTCCAA CGAGGGTGACTGGTGGCTGGCAAAATCCCTCAGCAGCGGGAGGAAAGGCTACATCCCCAGTAACTTCGTTGCACAAGTAGACAgtttggaagaagaaaa GTGGTATTTTAAAACTCTGAGCAGAAAAGATGCTGAACGGCTGCTGTTGTCTTCTGGTAACAAAGTCGGCTCTTTCCTTGTCCGAGAGAGTGAAACCAGCAAAG ATGCCTATTCCTTGTCCGTGAGAGACAGCGACTCTGCTCATGGGGACATCATCAAACACTACAGGATCCGCTCCTTAGACGGCGGGGGGTATTACATCTCCCCCAGGATGACTTTCTCCAGCCTGCCAGAGCTAATCCATCATTACGGCC AGAAAGGAGATGGCCTGTGCCAGCGACTCACAGCTCCCTGCATATCCCTGGTTCCCCAGAGACCCTGGGCACAGGACGAATGGGAGATCCCACGGGAGTCTCTGAAGCTCGTGAAGAAACTTGGCAGTGGGCAGTTTGGGGAAGTGTGGATGG GCTACTACAAGAACAACATCAAGGTGGCTGTGAAGACCATGAAGGAGGGCAGCATGGATCCTGATGCCTTCTTGGCAGAAGCAAACTTGATGAAGAGGCTCCAGCATAACAAACTGGTCCGGCTATATGCAGTAGTCACAAAGCAGCCAATCTATATTGTGACAGAGTACATGGCCAACG GGTGTTTGCTGGATTACTTGAAGACAGAAGAAGGCAGCCAACTGAATCTCCCCAAACTCATTGATATGTCAGCTCAG GTGGCAGAGGGAATGGCGTACATCGAGCGCATGAACTCCATCCACCGTGACTTGAGAGCTGCCAACATCCTCGTCTCGGAGACGCTCTGCTGCAAAATTGCTGATTTTGGCCTGGCCAGGATCATCGAGAACGAATACTTGGCACAAGAAG GTGCCAAATTCCCGATTAAATGGACGGCACCGGAGGCCATTAACTTTGGAGTTTTCACCATCAAATCTGACGTGTGGTCTTTCGGGATCCTCCTGACAGAAATCATAACCTACGGCAGGATCCCTTATCCAG GGATGACCAACCCCGAGGTGATTCGCAACCTGGAGCGGGGCTACCGCATGCCCTGTCCGGACATGTGCCCCGGCGAACTCTACAATATCATCCTGAAATGTTGGCGAAACAAGCCCGAGGAGCGCCCGACCTTCGAGTACCTGCAGTCAGTCCTTGAGGACTTTTACACCGCCACGGAGAAGCAGTACGAGCCGGAGCCTCAGCAGTAA